In Mixophyes fleayi isolate aMixFle1 chromosome 11, aMixFle1.hap1, whole genome shotgun sequence, one DNA window encodes the following:
- the LOC142106861 gene encoding galactoside alpha-(1,2)-fucosyltransferase 2-like, which yields MEKRHHSMIVRTTGVIWKVIRRWQIILYLAIILIVLKTLHFFLLSEAGRFAHFHKTFVPEIPQYKIKNESVRPLTGMWTIKPIGRLGSLMGQYATLFALSKLNGYQAYIHPAMHQQLAHIFKLTLPVVDQQVLARISWKKLHLHDWMAPEYKDIRDDYTMMTGYPCSWTFYNHVKLDILREFTFHDYIKQEANDYLSRLHEGQRKVTFVGVHVRRGDYLTIMPNVWKGVIGGKEYLQTAMDYFRHKSDKYQNPLFIVTSNGMDWCKENINNSLGDVHFVGDGQESSPARDFALLAHCNHTIMTVGTFGYWAGYLAGGETIYLMNFTLPDSPFLKVFKNEAAFLPEWIGISADLSPLIDTDTKL from the exons ATGGAAAAACGGCACCATAGCATGATTGTAAG aacAACTGGAGTTATTTGGAAAGTGATAAGAAGATGGCAAATCATCTTATACTTAGCAATAATCCTTATTGTATTGAAgacactgcatttttttcttttaagcgaAGCAGGACGTTTTGCGCATTTCCATAAAACCTTCGTCCCAGAAATTCCCCAGTACAAAATTAAAAATGAGTCCGTCCGTCCACTAACGGGCATGTGGACAATTAAACCGATAGGGAGACTGGGTAGTTTAATGGGGCAGTATGCAACACTCTTTGCCCTGTCGAAACTGAATGGATACCAAGCCTATATTCATCCTGCAATGCACCAACAGCTTGCACATATATTTAAGCTGACGTTACCTGTGGTTGATCAGCAGGTCCTGGCACGTATTTCTTGGAAGAAACTGCATCTGCACGACTGGATGGCTCCGGAATACAAAGATATCAGAGATGATTATACTATGATGACTGGCTATCCATGCTCATGGACATTCTATAACCATGTGAAGTTGGATATTCTCCGGGAGTTCACATTTCATGATTATATTAAACAGGAGGCAAATGACTATCTTTCTAGGCTGCATGAAGGTCAGAGAAAGGTCACTTTTGTTGGGGTTCATGTCCGCAGAGGGGACTATCTGACCATTATGCCCAACGTATGGAAAGGGGTAATTGGTGGCAAAGAGTATTTGCAAACAGCAATGGACTATTTCAGACACAAGTCTGACAAGTATCAGAACCCTTTATTCATAGTAACAAGTAATGGCATGGATTGGTGTAAGGAGAATATTAACAATTCCCTGGGAGATGTTCACTTTGTTGGGGATGGCCAGGAATCTTCTCCTGCTCGTGACTTTGCCCTCCTGGCACACTGTAACCACACCATCATGACCGTAGGGACATTTGGATACTGGGCTGGATATTTGGCAGGAGGTGAAACCATCTACCTTATGAATTTCACTTTGCCAGACTCTCCTTTCCTCAAAGTATTTAAAAACGAAGCTGCTTTTCTTCCCGAATGGATTGGTATTTCCGCTGATCTCTCTCCTCTAATTGATACAGACACTAAATTATGA